The DNA window CAGCTCGCCGGTGATTTCGCCGGCGCGGATCATGTGGATCAGCATCGGCGGAAAGTGCTTTTGCGCCGACAGTGCGCGTGCCAGGCTCACGCCTTCGCGCACCGCGTCGCTGGCCTCTTCCACCAGTTGGCGCATGGCCACGTTCGACAGCGTATCGCGGCTCGTTTCCAGCGCGCGCAGGATCGGCACGCCGGAGCCGGTGGTGATCGCCAGCGTGCTGGCAAAGCGCGACGTGTTCAGGCTGCGCTCGAACTTGCCGTACAGCGGCGCGGTCAGCAGCCATGTGTGCCAGCGCGTCTTCAGCGCGATGTTCTGCAGCGCGCGGCGCCACGCGAACCAGCCGCCGATCAGCAATACCAGCACGACCAGCCCGTAGTTGCGCACGAAGTCCGACACGGCCAGCATGATCACCGTGAGCAGCGGCAGCTTCTGCTTGGTATTGGAGAAGACCGACACGATCTGCGGCACCACGTAGGTGAGCAGGAAGATCACGATCGCGAACGCCACCACCGTGACGATCGCCGGATAGGTGAACGCCAGCCGCACCTTCTGCACGAGCGCGTTGCGGCGCTCGATGTAGTCGGCCAGCCGCGACAGCACCCGCGAGAGCTGGCCGATCTGCTCGCCGGAGGCCACGAGCGCGCGGTAGATTTCGGCGAAGTCGCGCGGATGGCGCTTGAGCACGTCGGACAGTGCGGCGCCGCCGATCACTTCGGAACGGATCGATGCGATCAGGTCGCGCACATACGGGCGCTCGGCCTGTTCC is part of the Pseudoduganella lutea genome and encodes:
- the gspF gene encoding type II secretion system inner membrane protein GspF — protein: MPAFRYEAVDAGGATKKGVVNADSPRAARADLRAKGLVPIKVDTIVAQVDASGASTRRGLGEKLSTTELALFTRQMASLLEAGLPLEQAFTALLEQAERPYVRDLIASIRSEVIGGAALSDVLKRHPRDFAEIYRALVASGEQIGQLSRVLSRLADYIERRNALVQKVRLAFTYPAIVTVVAFAIVIFLLTYVVPQIVSVFSNTKQKLPLLTVIMLAVSDFVRNYGLVVLVLLIGGWFAWRRALQNIALKTRWHTWLLTAPLYGKFERSLNTSRFASTLAITTGSGVPILRALETSRDTLSNVAMRQLVEEASDAVREGVSLARALSAQKHFPPMLIHMIRAGEITGELPAMLERAAAAQEADLERRTLTIAGLLEPALILAMGVVVLLIVLAVLMPIIEINQLVR